A window from Lolium rigidum isolate FL_2022 unplaced genomic scaffold, APGP_CSIRO_Lrig_0.1 contig_13061_1, whole genome shotgun sequence encodes these proteins:
- the LOC124680343 gene encoding uncharacterized protein LOC124680343: MASQLPPPEPAPTTIFTIGDDLLLEIFVRLPSLPSLVRAACSCRTFLHAVRSFPTFRPRFRDLHPPPLLGLFVRHRVGDIPSFVPLRGRADKDHAAVVRGSDFFLTRVPDDQGFWNITNCRDGYLLLHNWENRLFAAYNPLAGVLHRISSPPEAVRELYILSPPEERHGSFRLVCVHEDGLQVRAVVFSSDTGEWQVLPWAEAAAINKDHPEDDKHCLPPRTGKLVDGRVYWPRHDCVIVLDTATLHFSSMDLPPYMYGQKPFVVGETKDDKLCMVCAIDEENTIAVWVWRADADRVEKWMLDKEIELEDLSTLNLVAVKQGSLHLHWVAVEEPGIVPLCDFFSLCLEEEEMKKIFSLYEYELEWSYPYIMPWPSSLVCNKNKSRRWMFLGITTSHLCTFFEQ, from the exons ATGGCCTCCCAACTGCCGCCGCCGGAACCCGCTCCCACCACCATATTCACCATCGGCGACGACCTTCTTCTCGAGATCTTCGTCCGCCTCCCCTCGCTGCCGTCCCTCGTCCGCGCCGCCTGCTCCTGCCGCACCTTCCTCCACGCCGTCCGCTCCTTCCCCACCTTCCGCCCCCGGTTCCGCGacctccacccgccgccgctcctcggcctcttcgtcaGGCACCGCGTCGGAGACATCCCTTCCTTCGTGCCCCTCCGTGGCCGCGCCGACAAGGACCACGCGGCCGTCGTCCGCGGCTCTGATTTCTTCCTCACCAGGGTCCCCGACGACCAAGGCTTCTGGAACATCACCAACTGCCGCGacggctaccttctcctccacaaCTGGGAGAACAGGTTGTTCGCCGCCTACAACCCGCTCGCGGGTGTGCTGCACCGGATCTCCTCGCCGCCGGAGGCCGTCCGGGAGCTCTACATCCTGTCTCCCCCGGAAGAACGCCACGGGTCGTTCCGCCTCGTCTGCGTCCACGAGGACGGCCTGCAGGTGCGCGCCGTCGTCTTCTCATCGGACACCGGAGAGTGGCAGGTCTTGCCGTGGGCAGAGGCTGCGGCCATCAACAAGGACCATCCTGAGGACGACAAGCACTGCCTCCCGCCCAGGACTGGTAAGCTTGTGGATGGGCGCGTCTACTGGCCAAGGCACGACTGCGTGATTGTGCTCGACACCGCGACGCTGCACTTCTCTTCCATGGATCTGCCGCCGTACATGTATGGGCAGAAACCTTTTGTGGTTGGCGAGACCAAGGATGACAAGCTCTGCATGGTTTGCGCAATTGATGAGGAGAACACGATTGCTGTCTGGGTATGGAGAGCCGATGCTGACCGCGTCGAGAAATGGATGCTGGACAAGGAGATTGAATTGGAGGATCTATCCACGCTGAACCTGGTGGCAGTTAAGCAGGGCTCTCTGCACTTACACTGGGTGGCCGTTGAGGAGCCGGGCATTGTCCCTCTTTGTGACTTCTTCTCCCTCTGCcttgaagaagaagagatgaaaaAGATATTTTCTCTCTATGAATACGAACTGGAGTGGTCCTATCCCTACATCATGCCGTGGCCTTCTTCCTTGGTGTGCAACAAG AATAAATCAAGACGATGGATGTTTTTAGGAATCACAACCAGTCATCTGTGTACTTTCTTTGAGCAATAA